The genomic stretch AGAGCTATTTCGGTTGGAATAGGCTTGTTTATTGCTTTTATAGGACTTCAGAATGCTAAGATAATAGTTAATAACGATTCTACTTTGCTAAGTCTTGGAAATATTACTTCCGGAAGCGGACTTCTTGCAATATTAGGTATTATTATCACTGCTATTTTGCTTTCTTATAATGTTAAAGGGGCTATACTTTTGGGTATATTTATTACTACTATAATAGGCATTCCTATGGGGCTTACAAAACTTTCTCCTCATGGAAGTTTCATACCTCCTTCATTAGAGCCTATAGCTTTTAAACTTGATTTCAGCAATATACTTAGTCCTAATATGTTTATAGTATTATTTACTTTTCTTTTTGTAGATATGTTTGATACAGTTGGTACATTAGTAGGTGTTTGTACTAAAGCCAATATGCTTACAAGAAGCGGGGAAGTACCTAGATGTAAACAGGCTTTATTTGCTGATGCCGTAGGTACTGTTGTAGGTGCATGCCTTGGAACATCAACTGTTACTACATATGTAGAAAGTGCTTCAGGTGTTGCTGAAGGCGGAAAAACTGGACTTACTTCTTTAGTGGTTGCTATATTGTTTACTATATCATTGTTTTTATCGCATATATTTTTATCAATACCTTCTGCAGCTACTGCTCCCGCTTTGATAATAGTAGGATTATTTATGATGACGCCTATATTAGAAATTAATTTTGATGATTATACTGAATCAATACCGGCTTTTATATGTATAATATTTATGCCCTTTGCATACAGTATAGCTGAAGGTATTACTTTCGGAGTATTATCTTTTACTATATTAAAATTTGTTTCTGGTAAAACTAAAGATATATCTTTATTAACTTGGATATTATCAGCACTTCTTTTAATAAAAATACTAATGCCTGTTATACAGGGTTTTTTAGGATAAATTGTATTATATAAAGAGGGGATAAATAAATATCCTCTCTTTTTTATATATTGATATTATTTAAATATTATAAAAAATATAATTATTTTTTCATTGTAATAAAATTATTCAAAAGTAAAATGTTTAATATTATCTGCTTCATTATTTAATTCATTTATTAATACAAAAATTTAGAAAATAAAATTGTTTCAGTATATATCTAAACAAATAATATTATTTTAAATTCATTGTATAATGGATATAGACATATATATAAAATGCAGCAGGTCTAATTAAAGAAATACTAAGTATACATAATATTGTATACTTAGTAAATAAAATTATCAATAATTATTTTGAAATGATTTTTTTTATTTCACCGATACTCTTCATAAGCCCATTTATAGGGTATAGAATGCACCATATTTCTTTTTATTTCAACTAAAATATTGAGAAAATAATTCTATTGTAGGCACAAGAGTTGCCAGAACACCTTTAACAAACTCTTTCCAGTTGAAAGCTGCATTATAAGGTGTTGTTAGTGAGTTAATATTACTAACTAATTGAGTGTAATCATCTGTCCTATATGGAGGAAATTCTATTTCTTCATATTCACCGTTATTATATGCGTTATAAAATTCATTATTAACATATTTAATTTCTGCTAGAAACGAATCAAATACTTTAGTTACAAGTTTATCGTTTACATGCTCTTTTTCTATTGTATGGAATACGTTATAAATAATTCCTGTTATATAAGTCCAATCCTTACATTTATCTTTTTGACTTTTTTCTTGTATAAGTAAACTCCTTATTAATATATTTATTAGTATATATAATATAATTTTATTATTCAAACATATGAGCTTGACAAATCTTTGAAAAATCAATATTTAGTGTACTAAATTATAAAAAATATTATTAGTAATATAATTTGCTAAAAATAAAAGTTTTTATATGACAAGATAAATACTATTGTTTATTATATAGACTTATTTCAAAATTACTTGATAATATTATATATAAAATTTTGATAATTTATAAATTATTAAAATAATGTTTTACAATTTATTATTTTAGTATATGAACATGCAGTCCTTTTGCTTCTTTGGGTCGCCAAAAGAAGTGGGGTGTGGGGCAAAGCCCCACTTATAAAATAAAAAATACTGAAAATTAAAATAGTATAATTACCTATTGATTTACTTTTGAAATAAGTCTATTATATAATAATATCAATATATGTATAATATTATAACATATATATTATAATGTTTACAGTATTTATATTTTGAATAGTTTTTGTAATGATATTGGTATAAAAAATATAAATTAACATAATATTTTTTAATTGACAAAACAATATATATATAATAGTATAGAGAGTAAATGTTTAACTTTTTTTATTATGTAAAGGTTGTTAATAGTCATGTTATACGAAATTTTTTATCCATTAAGAGAATCATTTTTTGGTTTTAATCTATTTAGATATATTACTTTTAGAACAGCAGGAGCAGTTGCAACGGCATTAATACTTGTTCTTTTATTTGCTCCAAATATTATAGAAAAATTAAGAAAACTCCATTTCGGACAGGTTGTAAGAGATGACGGACCTGAAACACATTTGGTAAAAACAGGCACTCCTACTATGGGCGGAATATTTATAGTAGGAAGTATTTTGATTAGTATATTGTTATGGGGAAAACTCGATAATTTAAAAATAATTCTTCTTTCCTTTTCTCTCTTCATACTTGCTGTTGCGGGTTTTTTAGATGATTTTTTAAAGATTAAATATAAAAACTCAAAAGGTCTTCCGGGTAAATATAAAATATTTTTTCAAACTTTTGTAGGTATTGTAATAGGAGTTTATTTATATTATTTTGATAAATCAACATTTTTGATGACATTTGAACTTAATCAGGGTATAGGTGTATTAGAGGCGGTAAAGGTAGCACAGGTGCCATCTTCTACTATATTTATACCATTTGCAAGTACGCTTTATATAGATTTGAAACTTTTATATATACCATTTGCCACATTTGTAGTTGTTAGTATGAGTAATGCTGTAAATTTAACAGACGGACTTGATGGTCTTGCTATAGGACTTTTAATCATAATGTCTATGGCATTAGCAGTGCTTTCTTATGTATCTGGAAACTCTCTTATAGCAACATATTTAAAAATACCTTTTATAGCAGATGCAGGAGAAGTTACAGTTTTTGTGGGTGCTT from Brachyspira murdochii DSM 12563 encodes the following:
- the mraY gene encoding phospho-N-acetylmuramoyl-pentapeptide-transferase, producing MLYEIFYPLRESFFGFNLFRYITFRTAGAVATALILVLLFAPNIIEKLRKLHFGQVVRDDGPETHLVKTGTPTMGGIFIVGSILISILLWGKLDNLKIILLSFSLFILAVAGFLDDFLKIKYKNSKGLPGKYKIFFQTFVGIVIGVYLYYFDKSTFLMTFELNQGIGVLEAVKVAQVPSSTIFIPFASTLYIDLKLLYIPFATFVVVSMSNAVNLTDGLDGLAIGLLIIMSMALAVLSYVSGNSLIATYLKIPFIADAGEVTVFVGALIGAGLGFLWFNAHPAQVFMGDVGSLSLGGVLGIIALFIKHELLLLIIGAVYVAEALSVVLQVFSYKFFNKRRIFKMAPLHHHFEKSGWKETQVVFRFYIIGIIAAIIGIATLKIR
- a CDS encoding SET domain-containing protein; the encoded protein is MIFQRFVKLICLNNKIILYILINILIRSLLIQEKSQKDKCKDWTYITGIIYNVFHTIEKEHVNDKLVTKVFDSFLAEIKYVNNEFYNAYNNGEYEEIEFPPYRTDDYTQLVSNINSLTTPYNAAFNWKEFVKGVLATLVPTIELFSQYFS
- a CDS encoding NCS2 family permease, translating into MEKFFKLKEHGTNVKTEIIAGFTTFMTMAYILAVNPDILSATGMDKGAVFTATVVSAIIATLIMSLLANLPFALAPGMGLNAFFAFTVVLGMGYSWQTALTAVFIEGVIFVLLTIFNVREAIVNSIPVNMKRAISVGIGLFIAFIGLQNAKIIVNNDSTLLSLGNITSGSGLLAILGIIITAILLSYNVKGAILLGIFITTIIGIPMGLTKLSPHGSFIPPSLEPIAFKLDFSNILSPNMFIVLFTFLFVDMFDTVGTLVGVCTKANMLTRSGEVPRCKQALFADAVGTVVGACLGTSTVTTYVESASGVAEGGKTGLTSLVVAILFTISLFLSHIFLSIPSAATAPALIIVGLFMMTPILEINFDDYTESIPAFICIIFMPFAYSIAEGITFGVLSFTILKFVSGKTKDISLLTWILSALLLIKILMPVIQGFLG